The DNA segment TTGATTTACAATCCTGAAAAATGGCAGTATGATGTGTTTTACTTTACCAACGATTTAGGCAACTTAAAAGAAATGAGTGGGGTCATTTATACGATCCTTCATATCTCACAAGAAAAACTCACTTAATTTTTTCACATTAAATATTTTTATGAAACACTCGGTAAACTATATCTAATTGATTGTATAGTTTAGGGGTGTTTTTCTATTGAAAAAAACTTTTTTATTTACCTTCCTTTTAATAATTGCTTTATTTACTGAGCAACTAAATGTATCTGCATCCACTAAAAGTCGTGAGGAATATGAAAAAACAGGGCATGTTATATGGGATGTAAACACAAAGGAAAAATTAGTCGCGATTACATTTGATGATGGACCACATCCTATATTCACCCCAAAAATACTTGATATCTTAGCTAAATATGACGCTAAAGCTACCTTCTTTGTAGCTGGTAATAAAGTGATCAGATTTCCTGAACTTTTAAAAAGAGAAGTTAAAGAAGGCCACGAAATTGCAAATCATACTTATCATCATATCTATGGAAATATTTCATCCGAAAAACTATCATCAGAATTAGACATGACTGATCAAATTATTCAGAAGGTCACTGGTGTTAAACCATCACTCTACCGTCCTGTTGGAGGTCATTATAATGACTTAATTATCAATACAGCTATAAAAAAAGGAAAAGAAGTCGTGCTGTGGTCGTGGAATCAAGATACTCGTGACTGGGCAAATCCTCCTGTAAGTCAAATTTGCAGCTATGTAATAAGGGGAGTAAAACCAGGGAATATCATTATATTTCACGACTGGCACGGGAGTGAATTCACTAAATCATGTCAAACAGTTCCTGCATTAAATACTATTTTGGACTTTTTAGCTAAGAATGGATATAAATGTGTAACGGTATCTGAATTGCTTTACCACTCGACACAGATCATACCTGAATCCTTTGAAATTTATCCTACAAAAAGAGGAAAATCATCTCATATTGATTTAGTGAATTAATTGTTATTCAATTTCCTCCAATGTCAAGAGTAAGATTCGGTAAATAATATAGGTACCTAAATAGGCTCCAGTTAGTAGGAAAAGTGGATTAAGAAATATGCTATGGATATTAGTCATGAATACCGTGTTATCCTTTATGATTTCGTAAATAGCAATAGAAGAAATATTACCGAAAACAAGGGAAGATACGATGGCAACTATATTAAATAGTAAACGTAATTTAGGCTGGACTTTTTGCAGAAAAGCCAAGAATAAGGGTGTCAGCACACTTCCCAAAATTAATATGAATTTCATTTAAAATCACCTCCCTACCATTTTTGCCATTGTAGGGAGGTTAATACCAAGCTTTGTGCATTCCTTGTAAAAAATGTTTGGTAATAGGAAATCCAGAGTTCCCTCCTATTACAATACGGACACATCGCTGTGTATTCATTATCAAGCCAATCATTAATTTCAGTGGGACTAAATATTTGTAGACAATAAAAACAACTACCTATTTTACTTCATTTTAGAATTTCTTATGCCCTATAACTGCAACTGTACGCTAGAATTTGGCCCCTCTATTAAAGTTACCTCTTGAAATCCTTTTGTTTGCACTAGGAATTAATTGGTCTTCAATCATATTTTTTACCCCATCCCATACCTCACCATCTTTGCCATCACATAGGGTAAGAACAAAAATCTTCCTGGTTTTAATACACGGTATATTTTTGATATCGTCTCAGCGATCTCGTCCCAAAAGTAAATAGTATGTATGCTAAACACCTTGTCAAAGTGTTCATTTGGAAAAGGTAGTTTCTTTACATTAGCTTGAACCAATTTAGCTCTTTCTTCATTTATAGCTTTTTTGTTTCTAATGGTAGCAGACCGAATGACCGTGGATGAAAGATCCAATCCCACTACTTGGGCAGCTAATGTTTGTTCGAGAATCAATTTCATTGCATAACCTGCACCACAGCCTAGTTCTAATACGCATTCCCTCTGGGCAACTTTTAATAATTCAAGTGTACATAGAGTCTCAGGTTTATGCTGCCGCACCATTTTTTCACCGAAATAGGATCCAATTAGCCCTCGAGGCTTGCTATACTAACTATCAATAAATTCCTTCACTCGATAAATTAACCCCATAATTTCTCCTTTATCCACTCCATTAAGTCTAGTCCATCATTAAGCTCTTTTATTTTTCTAAAACCACACTTCTCATAGCAAGAGATTGCTCGACTATTATTAGACTTAACCTCTAGCACAACCCTAGAGACACCTTTAGTTTTACTAAGATATCTTAACATCAATAAAATCATTGAAGTACCCAGCCCTTTCCCCCATAACTCCGTCTCAGCAATAAATTGATCTATTCCAAAGATATGTTGATTTAAAGGGTACCCGTATGTCTTCAATTCTGCTTCTTGAACTTCGTAGTATTGGATATATCCTATTGATCTGTTGTTGTATTCTATAATACAAGGACTAACATAATGTTTTCCTTCAATTCTAGGCACATATTTTTTTAAAACTTCATCTTGGTTTAACAGGCGCTCCTCATAAAATTCTACTACCATCGGATCATTTAACCATGAAACCATCATACCAAGGTCGTCATGAGTCATCACTCTAATAAGTAATTCGTCATTCTTTATCATGTTCCTACACCCTTTGTCCGCTGATGCTATACATTAAACCCAATCTTACGTTTCACTTCTTTTAAAAATGGAATACTCAATGCTCTTGCTTTTTCTGCTCCTTTTAGTAAAATCTTATCTAACTTTTCGGGAGACGCCATTAATTCATTGTACTTCTCACGGGGTTCTTCTAAATACCGGTTCATCACATGGAACAACTCTTTTTTCGCTTCCCCCCACCCAATTCCACGTAAATATTGCTCGTGCATCCGTTCTACTTCAATTGGAGAAGCAAATTCTTTATATAAGGTAAATAAAATAGAGGTTTTAGGATCTTTTGGTGCTTCTGGTGGTAAGGAATCGGTTTTAATCCGATTAATAAGTTTTTGTAATTTCTTAGGCTCTTCAAATAGGGGAATCGTATTGTTATAACTTTTACTCATCTTCCTGCCATCTAAACCTGGTAATACAGCTGTTCCTTCTTGAACTTTATAATCAGGGAGTAAAAATGTATCACCATAGACATGGTTAAAACTCTCCGCAATGTCCCTTGCGATTTCTACATGTTGTGTTTGGTCTTTTCCTACCGGTACTGTATTGGCTTTAAACAACAAAATGTCTGCTGCCATTAGGATTGGATACGTGAAAATTCCCATGTTCACGCCAAAATCTACATCTCTATTGAATTCCTTATTTGTTTCAACCATCGCTTTATACGCATGAGCGCGGTTCAGTAATCCTTTTGATGCAAAACAAGATAAGATCCAGTTTAACTCAAAAATCTCAGGGACATCGGATTGCCTGTAAAAAATGACTTGATCAGGATCAATTCCTAATGCTAACCATGTGGCTGCAATTCCATAGGATAGTTGTCTAAATTCTTCAGCATGATGGATTTTGGTTAATCCATGGAAATCTGCCACAAAGTAAGCAGATTGGTAGCCAGATATCTTTGCCAGTTCTAGAGCTGGCTTAATCGCGCCAATATAATTTCCTAAATGTATTTGTCCTGTCGGTTTAATTCCAGTTACAATCATTTTTTTCACGATATTTCCTCCCATTTTTGAAAACACAAAAAGGGCTACCCATCCAAAAAAGGACGAGTAACCCGTGGTGCCACCTTTATTCGTTTACATATGTAAACGCACTTAATCCGTACAGAAACAGTAAAGTCGTTTCGATACTTAGTCAATTTTAACGGTAAGACCCTCCGCTAGACCTACTGCTCATTCAATCTAGAAGCTCCGAAGCCCATTCAACCATAGTCCTGTACTGATTTCCACCAACCATCAGCTCTCTGAAACGTTTATAAGGTCTACTCTTCTTCATCCACGCTTTTGTATATTAAATTAATAGTAAAATATGGATATTGAAAGGTCAAGCAATAGTAACAAGTTTATCCTTAATCCTTTTGCGCAAGTCCTCGTCCAATGAGGTTTGCCGAAACAGGTTTTTTCCCAATTTCTCTCGCCCAAATCGATAATTGTCCAACATGGTGGATTTCATGGGCTATAATATGACGCATAACCTCTCCCCAGGTGTCGATGGCAATACTTCCATCCGGTTGGGGATCATATAAAATCAAATCCTCCATACTCTCATCCCACGAGAGTACAAATTTCTCCACTTCGGCCCGAAATAATGCATCCAGTTTGCGGACCTGTTCTAGGCTTTGATACTCTTCAAAGCTTTCCTGGAAATCTGGCTGTCCCTGTAATAAGCGAATCCAGCTCCACTCCACATCAACAATGTGAAAAAGAGTGTGCAAGATGCCCCCTATTCCTCCAGTACGCACTCGAAGCAATTCCTCCAACGGAACCTCTTCACACCAAGAAAACCACTCTTCTCTAACCTGCCAATTGTATCGGAATAGTGTTTGCATTTTTAACCCCTTTCTAAAAATCCTAATCAAAAAGAAAAAAACTCGAACCTAATAGAATACTGCTGGAAAGTTGTTATTCTATTAAATTTTTCCAATAGTTCCATGCATTTAAATAGCCATCTATATCTTGTGGATGATGTTTTACACATGAAGCTATCCTGAGGTATAAGCCTATAAGGACCTCTTCATATAAAATATGAGTGGATATCTTCTCTTTATTACTTAAATGACTCACTGCTGATTCAATAACCTCAGCGGTTAAGTCTTCCGGTGAGGAACAGTAGGCATAAATTAAATCATAGAGAGGCTCACCATATACAGGAGCTGGGTCAATAACACCCGTCAATTGTTCTCCATCCCACACAAAATTATGTACACCTAAATCACCATGCAATAAGAAAGGAGAACTTGTTACACTCTTTCTGTTTGGACTATTTACTAATTTAACCACCAGATTTATGTCCTCTTTTTCTAAATATGAACCTACTATATTCGTGGCTTCCTTTACTCTCTCAAAAAGAAACATCTGCCATGATTCAGTTGGTTCATCTGCCCATCCCCAACCAATCGGATTAGGAACCCGCTTATAATGATTCAACAGTAGTTTTACGAGTGATATAAGTAGCTTCTTTTTATTATTTATATTGTAATTGGTAAAACCTGATATAAATTCATAGACGATGTATTGATAGGAATCTTCAACATACAAAAGTTTAGGCAACAGATTTTCTTTTTTATAGAAATCTAGAAAGCTGGCCTCTGCTTGAAGAATTCGGGGTTCATTACCTTTAACTACAATTCTTTCTCCATTACTGTTACTAATCAAGTACAGTTGGCTAACCGTCCCGCCCTTTAGCGGTTCACAATTAAAAATATTTGTGGGAATGATATTTTTACTAATTAAATCTCCAATGATACCTTCAATATCCATGACTGCTCCTTTCATCAGGAATGTAGACTACCAATCTGTTCCCACCCATAAATAAGTTCATTAAACTCCTCGCCACCCATTTCTATCTTGATGGAATCTATCCTTTTGCCCCCTAGAGCCTCATAGAAAAGCCGGGAGTTATTATCTTCGAGCACACATACAAGCATGGAATTAATCTGTTGGTCTTGAAGTTCTTTGATAATTGGTTTTACTAACGCTTTACCCAACCCTCTGCCCTGATACTCTTTTAAAATATAAATCGCATATAATTCACCCGAAAAACCAGGGTATTCTCCTGATCTTTCATTTCCTCCAGATGAAAAACCAACGATTGTACCTTCATCGTTTTCCGCCACATAAACTCCTCCGTTTGGAATGGCGCTAATCCACAATTGCTCACGACTTTCATAGGACAACTGCTTTAAAAAGTCCTCAGCAATAATATTTGCATACGTAGTCCGCCATGAATCCACATGCACTTTCGCTATTCCCTTTGCATCGGACATAACAGCTTTTCTTATGTTCATAAAAGCACCTCGCTATGATCTCCTCGAAAAATAAACCTAAAACATATAAATTCCCTAATGGTATTCAACATTCCTGCACAAATTATGTTAGAAATGGACAAACTACAGGAAGCTAGTTTGACTTAGAGGTGAAAGCATTGAAACAAATCGTTTTTATAAGACATGGGCAAAGTCTTTATAATCTAGAAAACCGCTTTACTGGCTGGACAGACGTTGACCTTACTGATAATGGCTACAGCGAGGCGAGAGAAGCTGGAGCTATTTTAAAGAAACATGGATTTATCTTTGACGTAGCTCATACTTCCGTTTTAAAAAGAGCCATTAGAACGTTATGGATTCTACTTCATGAGATGGATCTCATGTGGATTCCTGTGTATAAATCCTGGAGATTAAACGAAAGACATTATGGCGCTTTACAGGGGATGAATAAAGATGAAGTTATCGCGCATTATGGGGAAACACAAGTCAATGAATGGAGACGTTCAGCCAGCATCCGGCCTCCACTCATAACACCTGAGGGTCATGCTTTAGATCAAAAAGATCCTAAATTTGCGCAAATTAATCCAGAAAATATTCCTCTCACAGAAAGTCTTCTAGATACAGAAGAACGAACCTTAGTGTATTGGCATAGTAACATTGTTCCAAATTTGCAAAACAATCAACGAGTCATTATTTCTGCACATGGAAATACATTAAGGGCCCTAGTAAAATATCTCGACAACATTCCCAACGATGGGGTCGTGAGTCTCAATATTCCAAATAGCATTCCTCTTATCTATGAGTTAGACGACGATTTGCATCCAATCAGACACTACTATCTTGACCAATATGGCGAGGTCCCCGAAGGTACAATTCCACGTCATATGGATTTGAATAATCCTGAAACCCACGATTGGATTGGCTAATTTTAAACAATAGCCACCCAGTCTAATACTTACCAGCCTTTTCTACTCCGTAACGAAGTAATATGTGCAAGATGATGTTGCCCATGCCAAGCGTAAATGCCAATATTTTTCCCCACAGACACTTCTCCTGATTCTGGATGAATGAATGTTTTTTCAAAATCACTAGGGGTTAAGGTTCGAAGGAGGGTCACCCAGCGTTTATGCAGAGCATCGAGCAACGATAATGAAATAGTAACCGGCAATTCAGAATCAGGAAGCTCTGCCCATCTCTCTTGGTCATAAGGTTTGATAATCGGTTGGTCCTCTGTGAGAGCTAATTTAAAGCGTCCATATGCATTCAGATGACTGTCCGCCACATGATGGACTACTTGACGGACAGTCCAGCCTCCCAATCGATAAGGTGTATCTAGCTGACCAACGTTTAAATCAATTACTGCATCGCGCAGTATCTCTGGTAACTTTTCAATATCATTAATCCAATTTTCTATGATGCTCTTCGTTATCTGACCTTCAAACCGAAATTTTCCAATTGGAAAGTTTGCTTCCATCAACTCTTCCTCCCCATCTCTGAATTCTTACTCTGTAATTCCGCCTATTTCTTGATTAACAATTTTTATAGTAAAAGATCGTTGCAGCTAATTCACCATTAGCTGATTTCGCATAGTTCGGAATTCGCCCCGCTTGAATATATCCTAACGAACTATAGAGTTTATTCGAAGGATCCCCTTCTCTTGTATCGAGAACAATTAATGATCGCTCCATTTGTTTTGCAGTTTCTTCGGCCTTTTGCATCAGTAAACGACCGATACCGTTACGACGGTATTCAGGGTGTGTCATTAATTTCGCAATTTCTGCCCTATGGCTTCCATTCTGTTTCGTCGATAGGTGTAACTGAATACTTCCAACAATATGATTGTTTAATTTAGCTACAAACAAAATTACATCCGGGCTAAGGACGGTTTTCCAATAGATTGCTGCATCTTGTTTCCTCATTGGTGGCAGAAAGCCTATTGAGGCTCCATCATCTACTACTTTTATTAAAAGCTCTGAAAGCTCATCAAGATGTTCTTCAATTAACGTTAGTTCTTCAATTTTCATTTCGGTTCACCTCTATATGGAGTTCATATAATAGACTAGACGAGATTAGGCTAATTAGGTTTCTTTACTATCTCTTAAAAAGCCGTTCTACCTCGATTTTTAATTCATCAAGCAATTGAAAATTAGACTGTAGGCCAAGGCTTTCTATTACACGGGTATAGTACCACTCTTGCTGCTCTTTCCCCCGTTTAAATCTCCCCCAAACCTGTTCACCGAATTGTTCTAGATCGCTGGCAATTGATCTGATATTATGCAATTTATCCGCACAGGCAACGACACGTATTTCTTCGGGAGCGGCCCCTAGGTACTCAATCGTATGCTTCTTTCGTTCCTCCCAAGAAAGAGATTTATCAGGCTCTGAACATCCCTCTACCATTTGAGCAATATTCCTGCCAAATAATGGTTCGATATCTTGTAAGGAAAGCTCGGTGTCCTCAACGGTATCATGTAAGATTCCTGCTGCAACCAACTCTTCACTATAGCCCGCCTTCATTAGAATCATTCCTACTGCTACTGGATGAGTGATATAAGGAATGTCGGTGCCTTTCCTATACTGTTTTTCATGTGCCTTTGCAGCCGTTTTTAGTGCTATTTCAATAACATCCACACGTTTTCCTTCTCTCTATTCATTTTTTGGTGCTGTAAACTCAATATTTCGTGCATCTGCTTGAGCTGGCGAGGATTCTTTGGTTCCGCCCTTAATCCAAACGACGATCTCTTGTCCTTTCTCATATTTAGAAATATCTCCATTTTCATGCAATGTGACCCAGACGAGTCCCACTTTTTTGTCTGCCATTAAAATCCTCTTATTATCATAATCCACTTCTGTAATGACACCCTTTAGATCGACCTTTCCTTTCACCGCGTGGTCCCCATTACAACCTAATAATGTAAAAAACACACTTACTAGCAGCAATGACAGCAATAGTAATTTTTTCACACTGGAACTCCCCCTATTTATCATTACTAGTATTCTGCTTTAGACCAAAAATCTCCTGTTTTCTCCAAAAACCAGGCCGCGAATCTATACGATTAGCGGCCTCAGTTTGCATCTATTTATTCAACTCTACGGTTAGCAGTTTAATAGTTTCCATTACACTTTTTACATTTTCTTCATCATTCATGTTATTTCTAGCATGAAGCAGGACGGGGCGAACCGATTCTACGGAGCGACCAAACTCATACATCCATTCATAGCGGGGGACCATCCATGTGTGGAAATGGTGGGTAGTATCCTCATTATAAAAATAGTAAACATATTCGATGCCTAACACTTCTCGCTGTGCTTTTCTAATTTTTGTAAGGAGGTTTATGTAATCAAGCTTTTCTTCTTCCGTTAATTCATCAAAACATTTGATATGCCGCTTAGACGCTAGTATAATTAGGCCTTTGATCGGGTAAGCGACATCCTGATGTGCATGGAAATGTTCCGTTTCCACAACGACTCCCCCATCAGGCTCAATCATTCCGCTCGTTAAGGCACAGCTCAAGCATTCCACCTCTACTGTGTTTCCGTTAGATAAAGTTATTTTTCTCATAGACAATCCCCTTTCACTTACCCCGTTGCATAGTACATTCGGTAGTCCGATAGACATCATACAATAAAAGAGATTTTCTGTAAAATAATATAAATTTTACCTAAAATATCTTAAAGAGGATCTGTTAACTGGGGTCTTTAAAAGGGTCTTTGAAATTATTTGAATGTAAGCCGATAAGCCTTCACAATAATTCCGTCGCCTGCAGGTTCAAAGTCGAATTGTGGTAAACGCTCAAAACCAAGTCTTTCATATAGTCTCTGAGCACTATCCATAAATTCTCCGGTATGTAACCCAATAGATGCATATCCTTTCTCCTTAGTCCTACGAATGCATTCTGAAATTAACACGGTTGCCACACCTTTTCCTCTTGCTTCCGGTGTAACAGCGAGCATACGAATTTCAGGATAGTCTAGAGCATCTATATACCCGTTGTATGCATCCGTTTTAGCTGGGAACAGAGCCACACTACCTAAGATTTCCCCATCTAATTCAGCTACGATTCTTTCAACTCCTGGGCTCATATCAGCTTCTGAAGATATCGATTGCTTAAGTGCTTCCCAGTGCCCTTCGGGAATATGCTCAGCATGTTCTTTATAAGAGTTAACTCTTTGTTCTCGGATGAATCCACCTTCATCCTGTTTCGCATCCCGGATCTTCATTGTTCCACCTGCTTCCATCTTGTTTAGCCTTCAGTAAATGAGAAATTTTTCCATTTTATTATTTAATAACTCTCGACCATGCCCCGAGTGGAGACCCGAAAGATCCGGACCCTTCGGAAGGATATTTTGCCCTTTCTGATCATTACTGGCAATATGGTGAGATAAATGATAATGCCTTTTAATGGCATCAAAATCGGTTGTATCACCAAACCCAGGGGTTTGATAGAGATCTCTTAAATATCCCCATAAATTAGGAAAATCAACAATCCGATTCCGATTAGTTTTAAATGCAGAATAATAAGCTACATCAAATCGGACTAACGTGGCATATAGCCGTACATCAGCATCCGTAATATAATCTCCAAATAAGAACCGCTTTTCAGAAAGTTGCTGTTCCAATTCATCTAATCTATGAAACAATTTGTCATAGGCCTCTTCATAAGTTTCTTGTGACTGAGCAAAACCACACTTATATACCCCGTTGTTTACCTCATGAAAGATTACATCATTCAATGAATCAATTTCATCCCGTAAATGCTCTGGGTATAAATCAGGGGCATTTTCCTTATGAAACGGCTCCCAAACCGTTTCTAGATAGTTTGTTAGTTTAAAATAATCATTATTAACTACCTTCTGTTCCTTAATATCGACCATGACTGGAACTGTGGGACGTCCTTGGTAGTCAGGAGCTGTCTTAAGGTACAATTCACTCATATAGCGCACACCTAATACAGGGTCCACCCCGTCTGGATCTAATGAGAATTCCCAGTCCACATGGGGGAGCTTAGGCCGCATTGGGCTTGCCGTCCCTAGACTAATAGCTTCTTCTAATCCAAGTATTCTTCGGACAATTACTGACCGATGTGCCCAAGGACAAACGGCAGACCATAACAGCCGGTACCTTCCTGCCTCAACTGGAAGTTCGCCATCCTTCTTTCCAAATGACGTCGTAAACCTATTCTTCTGGCGTTTAAATGCGCCATCTGACGATATCTCCTGATTCTCGTTCCTTTCGTTAAGTGACATTTTATTCACCCCTTCATTTTAAGTATATGAGTTATCCTCATTTTAACTGTTGTATGGTTGGAAATGGAAGAAGTAACATGTAACGAAAATGGGCTTTTTTTATATAGACATGGAAGGAATTTAAAAAGGAATATAAGTATAGATAAAACCTGCTATATGAAAGCAGAAATATGGTTTCTGTCCAGTTAATATGGGCATGCAGGTACACCAGAGTTAGAGGTATATTTTGACGGCGATATGTGGGGACTCTGAGATTTGGATTCCTTTGAAATAAATGGAGTGAACGGCACCCTTTTTTGGCTGCCGTTTTTTTGTAGCGTTCTTTTAGATCACTATTCTTTTGTATTCGCTTATATAATTTGAAATCCGCTCATTAGCTAGTTAGATTCGCTCATAAAATTTTGAAATTCGCTCATATAGACCCAAAATTCGCTCATAGACCTTTTGTAAATCACACTGAGAATGAATTATTTTACCCTTAATAGGGCCATCTACCCGAACTCCCATTTTATTTTAAAAAAACGGCACATTTATATAGTTCCTATCGGATTCACCGCATCGTTCAACTGGATTTCTAACTTATTCTGATAATTTGCTTTTTCTTCTCCTGTCCATTCGAGATACTCCGCCATCATGTCCATTACCGCTTGTTTCCACTGCTTTACCCACTGAATATTAAAATATAATGCCCCAGTTCGGCGGATGAAAAAATCCACAGGGGTTACCGCCATCTCTTCTTCCATGCTGTATCTTAGCTGCACAAATATATCCAATGGTAAACCGAATTTGTTATTGGAATCGTAATCCTTGGCAATTTCAAAAAATCGATGAATATTGGAGCCATATCGAAGGACCAGCTGTAAGTACTGTTCCTTCGTAAACCCTACCGCAATTGCGTCCTCTAAATTTTTTTCAATAAAGGCATGAAACTTACTTGATCCTCCAAAATGACCGCCGGAAATAGGCATATGCTTTGTTTGGCATGCTTTAAGCGAGAGCCCCTTTTCCTCCTCCAACTGATTCACCAACAAATCAACCACTGTTTCCGCCATTTTTCGGTAACCGGTCAGTTTCCCACCTGCAATCGTGATCAAACCTGAATCAGATATCCAGATTTCATCCTTACGGGAAATTTCCGAAGGATCTTTGCCTTCCTCGTAAATTAACGGCCTTACCCCAGCCCAGCTGGATTCAATATCCTCTTCTTTAATATGAACGGTTGGAAACATGTAATGAATGGTCTCAATCAGATAGGTCCGATCTTCCGATGTCATTTTTGGATGGGTCAGTTCCTTATCGAAAAAGGTATCTGTCGTACCTACATACGTTTTTCCATCCCTAGGAATGGCAAACACCATTCTGCCATCAGACGTATCAAAATAGACTGCCTGTTTCAGAGGAAACTTGGACTGATCAATGACTAAATGAACCCCTTTTGTCAGCCTCAGTTTTTTCCCGGACATGGAATGGTCCTTTGTGCGAAGTGTATCTACCCAAGGCCCGGTGGCGTTAATGATTTTCTTCGCAAAAATATCATACGCATCGCCATTTACCTGATTAATCACTCTCACACCTACTGCTTTTCCGTCCCGGTAAAGCAGCTCGTTTGCTTTTGTGTAGTTAACTGCCTTCACACCTCTAGCCACCGCTTCCTTCAACACTTCAATCGTCAAACGGGCATCATCAGTACGGTACTCTACGTAAAGCCCTCCGCCTTTTAAAGCATCTCGTTTGATAAGCGGTTCTTTCTCAATAGTTTGTTCAATTGACAGCATCGATCGCCATTCTGCCTTTTTTACACCTGCTAAAAAATCATAGACTCGAAGACCAATTGAGGTACTAAATCTGCCAAACGTTCCGCCTTTGTGAATCGGTAAAAGCATCCACTCTGGCGTGGTCACGTGCGGGCCATTCTCGTACACAATGGCGCGTTCCTTCCCTACTTCCGCAACCATTTTTACCTCAAATTGCTTTAAATAGCGCAAGCCGCCATGGACGAGTTTAGTAGAACGGCTGGATGTGCCGGCAGCAAAATCCTGCATTTCCACCAAAGCGGTAGTCAAGCCCCTTGTGACAGAATCCAACGCAATCCCACTGCCTGTAATTCCGCCACCAATGACGAGGACATCAAGCTCTTCCAAAGCCATTTCCTTCAATATTGTATTTCTATTTTGACTTGAGAATTTCAATGGATACCCTCCTATTTAGGAAAAAATCTCCCAGTGGGAGACCTATTTATGAATTACCCCATATTAAATCTATTCATTCCTACGGCCAAAGTCTCCAAGATATTACTTTGAATTCTTTTTCTGATAAGATAATAATAAGCATAATCGAAGCCAAAATTTAGGAGGATCCACATGTTCTTATCCTTTCCCATTTGCGCTGCCCTTTTAGGAATGTTAATTGCTCAATTTGTAAAAATCCCGATACACTTTTTAACCTCAAGAGAACTAAAATGGAGCCTGATGTTTAGTACAGGTGGAATGCCAAGCTCCCATACAGCAACCATTATTTCTTTGACTAC comes from the Neobacillus sp. PS2-9 genome and includes:
- a CDS encoding glutathione S-transferase C-terminal domain-containing protein, translating into MSLNERNENQEISSDGAFKRQKNRFTTSFGKKDGELPVEAGRYRLLWSAVCPWAHRSVIVRRILGLEEAISLGTASPMRPKLPHVDWEFSLDPDGVDPVLGVRYMSELYLKTAPDYQGRPTVPVMVDIKEQKVVNNDYFKLTNYLETVWEPFHKENAPDLYPEHLRDEIDSLNDVIFHEVNNGVYKCGFAQSQETYEEAYDKLFHRLDELEQQLSEKRFLFGDYITDADVRLYATLVRFDVAYYSAFKTNRNRIVDFPNLWGYLRDLYQTPGFGDTTDFDAIKRHYHLSHHIASNDQKGQNILPKGPDLSGLHSGHGRELLNNKMEKFLIY
- a CDS encoding diadenosine tetraphosphate hydrolase translates to MRKITLSNGNTVEVECLSCALTSGMIEPDGGVVVETEHFHAHQDVAYPIKGLIILASKRHIKCFDELTEEEKLDYINLLTKIRKAQREVLGIEYVYYFYNEDTTHHFHTWMVPRYEWMYEFGRSVESVRPVLLHARNNMNDEENVKSVMETIKLLTVELNK
- a CDS encoding GNAT family N-acetyltransferase, with the protein product MKIRDAKQDEGGFIREQRVNSYKEHAEHIPEGHWEALKQSISSEADMSPGVERIVAELDGEILGSVALFPAKTDAYNGYIDALDYPEIRMLAVTPEARGKGVATVLISECIRRTKEKGYASIGLHTGEFMDSAQRLYERLGFERLPQFDFEPAGDGIIVKAYRLTFK
- a CDS encoding YfiT family bacillithiol transferase codes for the protein MEANFPIGKFRFEGQITKSIIENWINDIEKLPEILRDAVIDLNVGQLDTPYRLGGWTVRQVVHHVADSHLNAYGRFKLALTEDQPIIKPYDQERWAELPDSELPVTISLSLLDALHKRWVTLLRTLTPSDFEKTFIHPESGEVSVGKNIGIYAWHGQHHLAHITSLRSRKGW
- a CDS encoding DUF3221 domain-containing protein, whose translation is MKKLLLLSLLLVSVFFTLLGCNGDHAVKGKVDLKGVITEVDYDNKRILMADKKVGLVWVTLHENGDISKYEKGQEIVVWIKGGTKESSPAQADARNIEFTAPKNE
- a CDS encoding HD domain-containing protein is translated as MDVIEIALKTAAKAHEKQYRKGTDIPYITHPVAVGMILMKAGYSEELVAAGILHDTVEDTELSLQDIEPLFGRNIAQMVEGCSEPDKSLSWEERKKHTIEYLGAAPEEIRVVACADKLHNIRSIASDLEQFGEQVWGRFKRGKEQQEWYYTRVIESLGLQSNFQLLDELKIEVERLFKR
- a CDS encoding GNAT family N-acetyltransferase, with amino-acid sequence MKIEELTLIEEHLDELSELLIKVVDDGASIGFLPPMRKQDAAIYWKTVLSPDVILFVAKLNNHIVGSIQLHLSTKQNGSHRAEIAKLMTHPEYRRNGIGRLLMQKAEETAKQMERSLIVLDTREGDPSNKLYSSLGYIQAGRIPNYAKSANGELAATIFYYKNC
- a CDS encoding FAD-dependent oxidoreductase; translated protein: MKFSSQNRNTILKEMALEELDVLVIGGGITGSGIALDSVTRGLTTALVEMQDFAAGTSSRSTKLVHGGLRYLKQFEVKMVAEVGKERAIVYENGPHVTTPEWMLLPIHKGGTFGRFSTSIGLRVYDFLAGVKKAEWRSMLSIEQTIEKEPLIKRDALKGGGLYVEYRTDDARLTIEVLKEAVARGVKAVNYTKANELLYRDGKAVGVRVINQVNGDAYDIFAKKIINATGPWVDTLRTKDHSMSGKKLRLTKGVHLVIDQSKFPLKQAVYFDTSDGRMVFAIPRDGKTYVGTTDTFFDKELTHPKMTSEDRTYLIETIHYMFPTVHIKEEDIESSWAGVRPLIYEEGKDPSEISRKDEIWISDSGLITIAGGKLTGYRKMAETVVDLLVNQLEEEKGLSLKACQTKHMPISGGHFGGSSKFHAFIEKNLEDAIAVGFTKEQYLQLVLRYGSNIHRFFEIAKDYDSNNKFGLPLDIFVQLRYSMEEEMAVTPVDFFIRRTGALYFNIQWVKQWKQAVMDMMAEYLEWTGEEKANYQNKLEIQLNDAVNPIGTI